A genomic window from Lotus japonicus ecotype B-129 chromosome 1, LjGifu_v1.2 includes:
- the LOC130728246 gene encoding uncharacterized protein LOC130728246, which translates to MKSLIADQARLPTVIVTDRDLALLGAVKQSLPTTTHLLCLWHIKKCVLVKCKLYVGTNNFAVEVIDKWAELVDAATVEEFEGHWMELFKMCKDKYNNFITYCSTTWLVHKEKLSKAWTNHVMHFGTTTSNRAEGAHASLKRMLRNSKGDLATSWDVSHSLTLNRHTEIVASFERSINRIDHIFKTPFYINIRGFVSNKCLQLIDTEQIRTKSYGGRCDCLLRETHGLPCGCQLAGYRRILYEAIHPFWKSLSWEHVPVAKTGSSNICGLNHGEMHPEVDALTLYFHSLDTGGQSMVRRKLQAIYCPESSSLGTPEVRIKSNRTLKLKESKPPKGRTIGSLTRDPSGFEHVDMEMKAAKKASQPAKKASQPAKRKKCVKNSDTSYFMSHFPAFLHPYIDGVTNVEDDDNCGYRSIAALLGHSYGEDGWPWIRASLIGELEHNMLMYESMWSRQIVNALHDRLTLPHGDPATPDKWMQLP; encoded by the exons atgaagtctcttatTGCCGACCAAGCCAGATTGCCTACAGTGATTGTGACTGACCGAGATCTGGCCTTACTGGGTGCTGTTAAACAAAGCCTTCCCACAACTAcccatttattatgcttgtggcacatcaaaaAGTGTGTTTTGGTAAAGTGCAAATTGTATGTTGGCACAAATAATTTTGCTGTAGAGGTTATAGACAAGTGGGCCGAGTTGGTAgatgctgcaacagttgaagaatttgaaggtCATTGGATGGAATTGTTTAAAATGTGCAAGGATAAATACAACAACTTTATcacttattgttctactacatggttggtccacaaggaGAAACTttccaaggcatggacaaatcatgtgatgcattttggaacaacaacaagcaaCAG ggctgaaggtgcacatgccagcttgAAGAGGATGTTGCGGAACAgcaagggtgacctggccacttCATGGGATGTGTCGCATAGTTTGACCTTGAATCGTCACACTGAGatagtagcatcgtttgagcgcagtattaacagaattgatcacattttcaaGACCCCATTCTACAtaaatattagaggatttgtgtcaaacaaatgctTGCAACTCATTGATACTGAACAGATAAGAACGAAGTCCTACGGCGGCAGATGCGATTGcttattgagagagactcatggactaccttgcggttgtcaacttgcag gttacAGAAGAATTCTGTATGAGgcaattcatccattctggaagagcctaagttgggagcatgtacctgttgCAAAGACTGGCAGCTCAAATATTTGCGGCCTAAACCATGGAGAAATGCACCCAGAAGTAGATGCACTGACACTTTATTTccattctttggatactggagggcagagtatggttaggaggaagcttcaggcgatatattgtcctgaaagcagttcacTGGGTACTCCTGAGGTTCGGATAAAGTCCAACCGCACTCTTAAGTTGAAGGAGAGCAAACCACCCAAGGGTCGaacaataggatccttgactcgtgatccttcaggGTTTGAACATGTTGACATGGAGATGAAAGCGGCAAAGAAGGCTTCACAACCAGCAAAGAAGGCTTCACAAccagcaaagaggaagaagtgTGTGAAGAATTCTGATACAAGCTATTTCATGAGTCATTTTCCAGCCTTTCTCCATCCATATATAGACGGAGTTACaaatgttgaggatgatgacaactgtggctatagatccATTGCTGCATTACTGGGGCATTCCTATGGTGAGGACGGTTGGCCTTGGATTAGGGCATCGTTGATAGGAGAACTTGAACATAATATGTTGATGTATGAGTCCATGTGGTCCAGACAGATTGTTAATGCCTTACATGATCGACTCACTCTTCCTCATGGTGACCCGGCCACCCCTgataaatggatgcaactgccATAG